GGAAAGACTCGGGCGGCGATGTGGGTGGGGACCACGGCCGCGGTGGACATCAGTTCCGGCCTGGAGGATCCAATGAACCTTCGGATCGGTGAAGGCCGCGCAGTCAACAATGCCGGGGTGATTGTCGGATGGACAAGCGGGTTTCCTAGCGGTGGCCCCAGCGTGCAGAGGCCGTTTCGGAATACCGGGAACGGAGCCGTCCTTTCGGATACAGACTACCTTGCAGTACCTGAGGGGGGAAGTGGAGAGGGTGGTGCCAACGCGGTTACCACATCGGAGAGCGCCCATCACGCAGCGGGCTGGTTTCGTTTAAGCGATATCAACCAGAGAGTTGGCGCTCGATGGGTGCCGGCGTCGGGGGTAACACTACCGTCAGTTCCGGTGAATCTGAGTCGCTTGGAGCGAGGTGCCGGTGCTCTCGATTTAAGGAGTGAAGCCATGGGGATTAATTCCTCAAGGTTGGTTGTAGGCTGGTCAGGACCATCTGAAACACACAATAATCGCCGGGCCGTCTTCCATGCTGGAGCAACCTGGAAGGATTTTAATGACCGGCGGTTTACCCACGGCGCTGGGTGGGAGTTGCGTTCGGCAAATTCTATTGGTGATACACGAGTCGTGGCCGGAGAGGGAGTGCAGTCTGGAGTTCAGAAAGGATTCATTCTCGTGCCACGACTCCCTGGTAACTGAGGACGCTTATTGAATTGGAGTAATATGAAACACTTGACAAACGTTTGTTTTGGCTGCCTGCTCCTCACCATTCCTGTGGAGATTGTTGCGGGACCGCCAACTCCGCCGATTGTGGAGAATACCGAAATCGCGACTATCGTTGCTGGGGTTCATGGGGTTCAATTGTTCTCTTATCGGGTCTTTGCTCATCGTGAGCCATTACCAGAACGAAGATACTACACCGTCTTCTTTGAATTGATTCCCACCAATTCAGCGCGCCCGCTGCGTGCAACTTCAGATCGAATTGAATTCCACGCGGATGAACCAATCGCTTCCGGTCGTCAGGAGTACATGAATCCGTTTGGAGGTAACCAGCTCACTCTCCTGGGCTATGATCAGGAGGATGTCGGCGAATGGGTCTATTACGATCTGCGGGAGCAACTCCCGGAAGATTCGTTCGCCTGGGTCCTGCTGGACCAAACAGAAGTGCTGCTGGGTTTCCGTTTCGCAGCGTTCGATGGCGTTCACTTCGGCTGGATGCGCTTTTCGCGTCCGGACACCAACTTCACCACCGCGTTCGATCTGAGCGCCCATGACTGGAACCCCATTCCCGGGGAACCCATCGGGGCGGGCCTCCCGCCGCGAATTCCCCTTGTCTCCGAGTGGACCGACGACGGTCTGCATCTCCGTTGGCCGGTGGCCGTCGCCGATTGGACGCTCGAGTTCACCGATACCCTGCGTCCGGAGGGCGATTGGCAGCCTGTCCCCGAGGCGGGCGGCACCGGGGTCATCCTCCCACCCTCGGAAAGCCAGCGATTCTTCCGTCTTCGAAGACCGTGAGACCACTGCGCCGTCATCGCCAGAGGGACGTTCGACCCTCCAAATCGGGCTTCACCCTTGTGGAGTTGCTCGTGGTCATCGCCGTTGTAGCGACGCTTGCCGGTCTGCTGCTGCCGGCGCTGGCGCGCGCCCGTGAGCGAGCGCTTGGTGCGGGCTGTCTCAATCACCTGCGTCAGCTTCAGATCGTCTTCCATCTTTATGCGGACGACCATTCGGGCCTGCTGTCCCCCAGCGAAACGTGGATGAGTGACCCGGAGGGCGCCCGCTGGGTGGAAGGCGTCATGTCACCGTTGTCCACCGCCCGCATCAGCGATCTGACCAACCGGCAGATGTTGCTCGCATCGGGGCCGGGCCGTTTGGGGCCCTATCTGGCCACCGCCGAAATCTTTCACTGCCCCGCCGATCGGAGCCGGACCAATCTGCTCACCCAGCGGGGGCCGCTCCGGGTTCGCAGCTACACGATGAACCAGTACATCGTTCGGGGTGACTGGCTGGCGATGACCCCCGATGGCAGCTTCGTGTACAGCCCGACAGCCTTTGTGAAGTGGGAGGATTTTCATCGGGCGTCACCTGCCCAGATTTGGGTGTTCATTGATGAGCATGAACTGACGATCAAGAACGGGATGTTCCAGTTCCAATGGCCGATGGGGCCGAACTGGCTGTGGCCGGGTCATTGGCCGGCCCGACGCCATGGTGGCCGGGGGGCCTTGAGCTTCGC
The DNA window shown above is from Verrucomicrobiia bacterium and carries:
- a CDS encoding prepilin-type N-terminal cleavage/methylation domain-containing protein, with the translated sequence MAACPRGGRHRGHPPTLGKPAILPSSKTVRPLRRHRQRDVRPSKSGFTLVELLVVIAVVATLAGLLLPALARARERALGAGCLNHLRQLQIVFHLYADDHSGLLSPSETWMSDPEGARWVEGVMSPLSTARISDLTNRQMLLASGPGRLGPYLATAEIFHCPADRSRTNLLTQRGPLRVRSYTMNQYIVRGDWLAMTPDGSFVYSPTAFVKWEDFHRASPAQIWVFIDEHELTIKNGMFQFQWPMGPNWLWPGHWPARRHGGRGALSFADGHAELPKWRDSRTGPRARTMAEAEAVGWNAANNPDYAWLWERTNGGVPLP